In Persicimonas caeni, a single window of DNA contains:
- a CDS encoding Ig-like domain-containing protein yields the protein MKYRTLALLALAVSLAPITACSVLDPGDEIETPDAALTPDTSSDTADASTDTAEPEPTLVGLEISPADPVIEVNTALTLEVTALGSDGSELPTNDVVWSSSNEDVATVNEYAKIYGRGLGTATITATLEDVSASVSVRVKGKPVETVEVIPDDRTLQIGEQVELTVFLEDVNRSAIEDERDIEFVSSAPEVAVVSPAGVVTGVSAGNATITVTCEGKSDTAAIIVEATPTNVERVEVTPASDQLVRGDTVQLQAQVFDNNGQVMSDPDLTWTSSAPDVATVDANGRVEAVGEGSATIIASSGGKSDTAYIDVDFSVSALGLGAGHGCGLVQGIAFCWGQNDHGQVGQGTTGATAALGRASTGSPLDVISLGDAHSCATDGSQAWCWGKNDAGQLGDGTTTARAVPTQVTNASDLQGVSAGAQHTCGVTNSGQVWCWGKNDAGQLGDGTTTASTSPVRAPGSSFAKVFAGAQHTCALDTAGHAYCWGKNDRGQLGVNDTNDRNNPTQVLGGYEFVTLALGDAHTCGIGTDGSTACWGANDAGQLGDGTTTERHTPILISAPVSFSRLAAGHAHTCALGPGGDVYCWGQNGAGQLGLGSTTSRPQATKISSSADFTDVTAGGAGTCALDTSGKPWCWGAPSGVRVPTKVVGF from the coding sequence ATGAAGTATCGCACGCTCGCCCTCCTAGCCCTCGCCGTCAGCCTAGCCCCCATCACCGCCTGCTCGGTCCTCGACCCCGGCGACGAGATCGAGACGCCTGACGCCGCGCTGACGCCCGACACGAGCTCCGACACCGCCGACGCCTCCACCGACACCGCCGAGCCCGAGCCGACGCTCGTGGGCCTCGAGATCTCCCCGGCCGATCCGGTCATCGAGGTGAACACGGCGCTGACGCTCGAGGTGACCGCGCTCGGCTCGGACGGCTCGGAGCTTCCGACCAACGACGTCGTCTGGAGCAGCTCGAACGAGGACGTCGCCACGGTCAACGAGTACGCCAAGATCTACGGGCGAGGGCTCGGCACGGCCACGATCACGGCCACCCTCGAGGACGTCAGCGCGTCGGTCAGCGTGCGCGTCAAAGGCAAGCCCGTCGAGACCGTCGAGGTCATCCCCGACGACCGCACCCTCCAGATCGGCGAGCAGGTCGAGCTGACGGTCTTCTTGGAGGACGTCAACCGATCGGCCATCGAAGATGAGCGCGACATCGAATTTGTGTCGTCGGCTCCCGAGGTGGCGGTCGTCTCGCCGGCGGGCGTCGTCACCGGCGTGAGCGCGGGGAACGCCACCATTACGGTGACCTGTGAGGGAAAGAGCGACACCGCAGCGATCATCGTCGAGGCGACGCCGACGAATGTCGAGCGTGTCGAGGTGACCCCGGCGAGTGACCAGCTCGTGCGCGGCGACACCGTGCAGCTGCAGGCGCAGGTCTTCGACAATAACGGCCAAGTCATGAGCGACCCCGACCTCACCTGGACGAGCTCGGCGCCCGACGTCGCCACCGTCGACGCCAACGGACGCGTCGAGGCGGTCGGCGAAGGGAGCGCGACGATCATCGCCTCGAGCGGAGGCAAGAGCGACACCGCCTATATCGACGTCGACTTCTCGGTCTCGGCGCTCGGACTCGGCGCAGGCCACGGCTGCGGCCTGGTGCAAGGCATCGCGTTTTGCTGGGGCCAAAACGACCACGGCCAGGTCGGCCAAGGCACCACCGGCGCGACCGCCGCGCTCGGCCGCGCCTCGACCGGCTCGCCGCTCGACGTCATCTCGCTGGGCGACGCGCACTCGTGCGCCACGGACGGAAGCCAAGCCTGGTGCTGGGGCAAGAACGACGCCGGCCAGCTCGGCGACGGCACCACCACCGCCCGCGCCGTCCCGACCCAGGTCACCAACGCCTCCGACCTGCAGGGAGTCTCGGCAGGCGCCCAGCACACGTGCGGCGTGACGAACAGCGGCCAGGTCTGGTGCTGGGGCAAAAACGACGCCGGCCAGCTCGGCGACGGCACCACCACCGCCTCGACGAGCCCGGTGCGCGCCCCCGGCTCGAGCTTCGCCAAAGTCTTCGCCGGCGCCCAACACACCTGCGCCCTCGACACCGCCGGCCACGCCTACTGCTGGGGCAAAAACGACCGCGGCCAACTCGGCGTCAACGACACCAACGACCGCAACAACCCCACCCAGGTGCTCGGCGGCTACGAGTTCGTCACCCTCGCACTCGGCGACGCACACACCTGCGGCATCGGCACCGACGGCAGCACCGCCTGCTGGGGCGCCAACGACGCCGGCCAACTCGGCGACGGCACCACAACCGAGCGCCACACCCCGATCCTGATCTCGGCCCCGGTCTCCTTCTCGCGCCTGGCCGCCGGCCACGCCCACACCTGCGCCCTCGGTCCGGGCGGCGACGTCTACTGCTGGGGCCAAAACGGCGCCGGCCAACTCGGCCTCGGCTCGACTACGAGCCGCCCACAAGCCACCAAAATCAGCTCCTCGGCCGACTTCACCGACGTCACCGCCGGCGGCGCCGGCACCTGCGCCCTCGACACGTCAGGCAAGCCGTGGTGCTGGGGCGCACCGAGTGGGGTTCGCGTGCCGACGAAGGTTGTAGGTTTTTAG
- a CDS encoding PH domain-containing protein gives MEWYLIAFLALFIAAAIAFWLVRQRNSRTDSIRLDRLETRLAELGVEPGGDATPPFELLRLHVRDGDSILAATRARHASKKAILVLLDDRLVYVAATMGRTGAEAQTIPYDHITDLESEPHVGGNLRLETTRGPITFTHIPLSHFANIVNTLNDRLRRVPPSGRPLQPARGT, from the coding sequence ATGGAATGGTATCTCATCGCATTCCTCGCGCTCTTCATCGCCGCGGCCATCGCCTTCTGGCTGGTACGCCAACGCAACTCGCGCACCGACAGCATCCGCCTCGACCGCCTCGAGACCCGGCTCGCCGAGTTGGGCGTCGAACCCGGCGGCGACGCCACGCCGCCCTTCGAGCTGCTGCGCCTCCACGTGCGCGACGGCGACTCTATCTTGGCGGCCACCCGCGCACGCCACGCCAGCAAAAAGGCCATCCTGGTGCTCCTCGACGACCGGCTCGTCTACGTCGCCGCGACCATGGGCCGCACGGGCGCCGAAGCGCAGACCATCCCCTACGATCACATCACCGACCTCGAGAGCGAGCCCCACGTGGGCGGCAACCTCCGCCTGGAGACCACCCGCGGGCCCATCACCTTCACCCACATCCCGCTGAGCCACTTCGCCAACATCGTCAACACCCTCAACGACCGACTGCGACGCGTCCCACCGTCAGGCCGCCCCCTGCAGCCGGCGCGGGGAACCTGA
- a CDS encoding extracellular medium-chain-length polyhydroxyalkanoate depolymerase has product MAPLHIIVLSTLLAVTACQSDVGGHGTRPDTNSQDTNSQDATSQDADALDAGRDTRDASADTAPDTAQPDADSADTTPTPPRCTSTEDAIQCTRNTAVFDPSDGFYERREVHWQVPTGSPPAEGWPTAILFQGSFYSSERYWEGERNDPMGLFHRVRTIDKLLGAGFAVITPEAHFAGSTYWDTNIAPWATNWTSAPDHELMLDIFEAIEAGEFGDVDPDRLYAGGISSGGYMTSRMAVAYPGRFRALAILSASYCWCAGYTCYVPSDLPDDHPPTLFVHGRLDNTVPIWTMTPYEEGLSDGGTPTRLLVDEDAGHHWIEEAPAAILDWFQTH; this is encoded by the coding sequence ATGGCTCCCCTGCACATCATCGTTCTGTCGACGCTGCTCGCCGTGACGGCGTGCCAGTCGGACGTCGGCGGCCACGGCACGCGCCCTGACACAAACTCGCAGGACACGAACTCGCAGGACGCGACTTCGCAGGACGCCGACGCGCTCGATGCAGGCCGCGACACCCGCGACGCCTCCGCAGACACAGCCCCCGACACTGCACAACCGGACGCCGACTCAGCCGACACAACGCCCACTCCACCGCGCTGCACGTCGACCGAAGACGCCATCCAGTGCACCCGCAACACCGCCGTCTTCGACCCCTCCGACGGCTTCTACGAGCGCCGCGAGGTCCATTGGCAAGTCCCCACGGGCTCGCCGCCCGCCGAGGGCTGGCCCACGGCCATCCTCTTTCAGGGCTCGTTCTACAGCTCCGAGCGCTATTGGGAGGGCGAGCGCAACGACCCCATGGGCCTCTTCCACCGGGTGCGCACCATCGACAAGCTGCTCGGGGCGGGCTTTGCGGTCATCACGCCGGAGGCCCATTTCGCCGGCTCGACTTACTGGGACACCAATATCGCGCCGTGGGCCACGAACTGGACGAGCGCGCCGGACCACGAGTTGATGCTCGACATCTTCGAGGCCATCGAGGCAGGTGAGTTCGGCGACGTCGACCCCGACCGTCTCTACGCCGGCGGCATCTCGAGCGGCGGGTACATGACCAGCCGCATGGCCGTCGCGTATCCCGGACGCTTTCGCGCGCTGGCCATCTTATCGGCCTCCTACTGCTGGTGCGCCGGCTACACCTGCTACGTCCCCAGCGACCTGCCCGACGACCATCCGCCCACGCTCTTCGTGCACGGCCGCCTCGACAACACCGTGCCCATCTGGACGATGACGCCCTACGAAGAGGGCCTGAGCGACGGGGGCACGCCCACGCGCCTGCTCGTCGACGAAGACGCCGGCCACCACTGGATTGAAGAGGCGCCTGCGGCTATCCTCGACTGGTTCCAAACCCACTGA
- a CDS encoding carboxypeptidase M32, producing MDAYKELERRFARLNKLNEALGVLRWDHAAMMPDGGAEGRSEQMATLELIAHEQLTDSALGDLFEGVDASALDEWQSANLEEMRRKWVHATAVPGELVEAESRATSRCEMIWRQARPDNDFERLAPALEEVVEVVREAAAAKAEVLGCSAYDALLDQFDPGMRAEKIDPIFDELAAFLPDFIDEVLEHQAKAADPIAPEGPFPEAIQKGLSHEFMEQLGFDFRHGRLDTSAHAFCGGTPDDVRLTTTYYEHDFTRALMATMHETGHALYNMGLPKEWRYQPVGHARGTSIHESQSLLVEMQVCRSRDFMEWAAPRIAEAFGASGEAWTPDNLYRHGTRVERSLIRIDADEVTYPAHVILRYRLERQMIAGELAVRDLPEAWNAAMQEMVGIEPPDDRDGCMQDIHWMIGGFGYFPTYTLGAMIAAQLFAAAKEQDPEIVPSIRRGEFGPLLSWLRTNIHEKGSSRSTEGLIEEATGSELDASIFEAHLRTRYLG from the coding sequence ATGGACGCCTACAAGGAACTAGAACGCCGGTTCGCCCGGCTCAACAAGCTCAACGAGGCGCTCGGGGTGCTGCGCTGGGACCACGCGGCGATGATGCCCGACGGGGGCGCCGAGGGGCGCTCGGAGCAGATGGCGACGCTGGAGTTGATCGCCCACGAGCAGCTCACCGACTCGGCGCTGGGCGACCTGTTCGAGGGCGTCGATGCGTCGGCGCTCGACGAGTGGCAGAGCGCGAACCTCGAGGAGATGCGCCGCAAATGGGTGCACGCGACCGCGGTGCCCGGTGAGCTCGTCGAGGCGGAGAGCCGGGCGACGTCGCGCTGCGAGATGATCTGGCGTCAGGCTCGGCCGGACAATGACTTCGAGCGGCTGGCTCCCGCGCTCGAAGAGGTCGTCGAGGTGGTGCGTGAGGCTGCGGCGGCCAAGGCCGAGGTGCTCGGCTGCTCGGCGTACGACGCGCTGCTCGACCAATTCGACCCGGGCATGCGCGCCGAGAAGATCGACCCGATCTTCGATGAACTCGCCGCGTTTTTGCCCGACTTCATCGACGAGGTGCTCGAGCATCAGGCGAAGGCCGCCGACCCGATCGCGCCCGAGGGGCCGTTCCCCGAGGCGATCCAGAAGGGGCTGTCGCACGAGTTCATGGAGCAGTTGGGCTTCGATTTTCGACACGGTCGCCTCGACACCAGCGCGCACGCCTTCTGTGGCGGCACGCCCGACGACGTGCGGCTGACGACGACCTACTACGAGCACGACTTTACCCGCGCCTTGATGGCCACGATGCACGAGACCGGCCACGCGCTCTACAATATGGGGCTGCCCAAAGAGTGGCGCTACCAGCCGGTGGGGCACGCCCGCGGCACGAGCATCCACGAGAGTCAGTCCTTGCTCGTCGAGATGCAGGTGTGCCGAAGCCGCGACTTCATGGAGTGGGCCGCCCCGCGCATCGCCGAAGCCTTCGGGGCGAGCGGTGAGGCGTGGACGCCCGATAACCTGTACCGGCACGGCACGCGCGTGGAGCGAAGCCTCATTCGCATCGACGCCGACGAGGTGACCTACCCGGCGCACGTGATTTTGCGCTACCGCCTGGAGCGTCAGATGATCGCCGGCGAGTTGGCCGTGCGTGATCTGCCCGAGGCGTGGAACGCGGCGATGCAGGAGATGGTGGGTATCGAACCGCCCGACGACCGTGACGGCTGCATGCAGGATATCCACTGGATGATCGGCGGGTTCGGCTACTTCCCGACGTACACGCTGGGCGCGATGATCGCCGCGCAACTCTTCGCGGCGGCCAAGGAGCAAGACCCCGAGATCGTCCCGTCGATTCGGCGCGGCGAGTTCGGCCCGCTGCTGAGTTGGCTGCGCACGAATATCCACGAGAAGGGCTCGAGCCGCAGCACCGAGGGGCTCATCGAGGAGGCGACGGGGAGCGAGTTGGATGCTTCCATCTTCGAGGCTCACCTGCGCACTCGTTACCTCGGTTAG